GGAGCTGGCCAGCGGGCGGCGCTCGTCCGGCGCGGGGGCGCTGCGCGGCGCCATCTTCGGCTTCCTGGGCGGGGCGACGGCCACGGGGCTGTTCGTGCTTGCGTCGAAGGCCGGGGGATCGGACTGCGCGGACTGCATCTGGAACCCCGGCACCGGCGTGGTCGTGCTCGGCCTCCCGCTCACCGGGGTGACGACGCTCACCGGCGCCGCCGTCGGCGCGATGCGGCCCGGCGACTACTGGAGCCGCGTCCCGCTTCCGCTGGAGGTGCGCGACCAGGGCGTCCGCTGAGGCTCGTCTCTGGCCGGTCCGGACGGATCAGTCTCACGCAGAGCAGCGGAGGCAGCAGAGATGAGTTCTCTGCTGGCTCCGCTGCTCTGCGTGCGACCAAATCCGGGTGAAGCAATGATGCGTTCAACCGAATTTCGTGCTGACGCGATGATAGATCCTTCGGCCTGCAATCGCTTGCGCAGACGCTGATTACGGTCTGGCCGGCCTCAGGATGACGTCACCGTGGCATCGGCCTGGGTGCATCAATCTACGCGTACAGCTCCAGGTAGCCGCAGCGCTCGCAGCGGTCGGCCACCACGTTGAAGCGGCGGCGGCCCTTGAGCTTTACCCCGGTCCAGAAGCTCTTCTCCGGCATGCCCTCGATCCATTCCAGGGGCTTGTGCGCCTGGCCGACATCCAGCAGGTACCCGGTGCTCATCGGGTTGCCGCACTTGGGGCAGATCATATCGGGCATCTCGCTCACCTCGCTCGGGGAATCACACTCCAGGACGGGGAAACTCGGTACATTCTGGCGGCGCCGGAACACCTCCGGAGGTTCAGCATCACCCTCTCAGCTCGACTTTGTCCATTTCAGCACAGGCGTTGCATCGTGTAGCCATGGTGCCCCCACCGAACCCGGGGCGCACTGTCGATGCAAGCCAACCTGACCGAGCTGGCCGAGCTTTTCTCCGCGTTCGCTCCACTCTTCAC
This genomic interval from Longimicrobium sp. contains the following:
- a CDS encoding PF20097 family protein is translated as MPDMICPKCGNPMSTGYLLDVGQAHKPLEWIEGMPEKSFWTGVKLKGRRRFNVVADRCERCGYLELYA